One Candidatus Dadabacteria bacterium genomic region harbors:
- a CDS encoding autotransporter domain-containing protein produces the protein MTRIGLALLAVLLLLPAPRAVAQSPGVTVSPRELTINESSTASYAVVLDTQPTDTVTISVTASDDPFKCHEHSGASCTRKSGVATVDKSSLTFTTMNWNSAQTVTVTATDEDMAGYFKHAKVTHQASGGGYATVAVPEVLVTVTDNDERGIVYWVGSPDNLRGDSAFGTYEGSTHSYYVSLNSEPAAATTVTLASQDISRVTVSPMLLMFTTTNWNVAQPVSFSVADNDVLGEDRVQVQVSSTFSGTGSDYNGWPGISFTVNVFNNDISPKTVNEGNSFVHTFGWDKYPGAYTIRSESVGSAVAIDPASVQVTQANYQEIPFTVTGVKADAVQEKVNFWIGNYLVRSFLVTIRDGTPPPNRPPRLTLSSYRFLLPENLDGRERPFDLGTVSATDPDGDSLTYGIVSGDLELFAVGLRDGVVRYIGPGEDYETEPKQFKLTVRVLDGSGAEARADVTVIITNVNEPPEAVGKIPDQTLDEGGGSVQVDVSSYFIDVDGDKPTLYSARSSDTRVVQASVAGSVLVLTPVIYGSVAVTVTAWYPDGLSATHSVKVGVSDRPQRAVLENLLAATARGHLASVRTALGRRMEADPCEASRLAINGLSVPLGRTEAKTLLRQIETDARSAVSPLGFSEGVGEPSTVFETGMVPDTAYQVDSALRSVPVRAGVSGAGIADFLVAWSGDDGERCSVQRRWSLWGQGDIQTFEGRPSVYGYNSGYDGDLSTGYLGLDIRLGASWLAGMALSRSKGVGDWQVGTSEGRLTQYMTAVYPYLRWDGGATSVWASVGAGRGDARNLRTYGIRGKSQTSLWLGIVELKRRFGTPGGLDFAIVGDAAWASLSTGDGEETIDGHDIAVNQMRIGADLSMYTTLGGLELTPFGTVYARRDGGAGQTGEGIELAGGLRFIIGIVRLDAQGRMLVHHSAEGYEERGAAVALAVGKEEGEEGFSLLVSPRWGDPANATGSGLWDPLDGGLRSSERNPDRWTLDARANYGLHLPCDLRLDLYSSYVGSYGRPGFGLSVVRPVQKPQRIPER, from the coding sequence GTGACGCGGATCGGACTTGCCCTTCTCGCGGTGCTTCTCCTCCTGCCCGCGCCCCGGGCCGTGGCGCAGAGTCCGGGCGTGACCGTGTCCCCAAGGGAATTAACCATAAATGAAAGCTCGACAGCCTCCTACGCCGTCGTGCTGGACACGCAGCCGACCGACACCGTGACGATCTCGGTGACAGCGAGTGACGACCCTTTCAAGTGCCATGAACACAGTGGTGCCTCATGTACCCGGAAATCCGGCGTGGCTACGGTCGACAAGTCGAGCCTGACGTTCACGACGATGAACTGGAACTCGGCGCAGACGGTGACCGTGACGGCGACCGATGAGGACATGGCCGGCTACTTCAAGCATGCGAAGGTCACGCACCAGGCAAGCGGAGGTGGCTACGCCACCGTTGCGGTCCCGGAAGTCCTTGTCACGGTAACGGACAACGACGAGAGGGGCATCGTCTACTGGGTTGGAAGCCCGGACAATCTGCGAGGGGACTCCGCCTTTGGCACCTATGAAGGTTCGACCCACAGCTACTACGTGTCACTGAATTCTGAGCCCGCGGCGGCCACTACGGTAACGCTTGCCAGTCAGGACATCAGCCGGGTGACCGTGAGCCCGATGTTGCTGATGTTCACGACGACGAACTGGAACGTCGCACAACCGGTGTCGTTCAGCGTGGCCGACAACGATGTGCTCGGTGAAGACCGGGTGCAGGTGCAAGTCAGTAGCACATTCAGCGGAACGGGCTCGGACTACAATGGCTGGCCCGGCATTAGCTTTACGGTCAACGTGTTCAACAACGACATCTCTCCCAAGACGGTAAACGAAGGAAACTCTTTCGTTCACACATTCGGATGGGACAAATACCCCGGCGCGTACACCATTCGTTCGGAAAGCGTGGGCAGTGCAGTGGCGATCGACCCGGCCAGCGTCCAGGTCACTCAGGCCAACTACCAAGAGATTCCATTCACCGTGACCGGCGTTAAGGCCGATGCCGTTCAGGAGAAGGTCAACTTCTGGATCGGCAACTACCTAGTTCGATCCTTCCTGGTCACGATTCGTGACGGGACGCCGCCCCCCAATCGGCCACCCAGGTTGACGTTATCGTCCTACCGTTTCCTGTTGCCCGAGAACCTAGACGGCCGGGAACGTCCGTTTGATCTCGGCACGGTGTCGGCAACAGACCCCGACGGTGACTCTCTGACATACGGGATAGTGTCTGGTGACTTGGAACTTTTTGCGGTGGGGCTTAGGGACGGAGTGGTCAGGTACATCGGACCGGGCGAGGACTACGAGACGGAACCTAAGCAGTTTAAACTTACTGTGCGCGTACTTGACGGATCCGGGGCAGAAGCACGAGCGGATGTAACAGTGATAATTACTAACGTAAACGAACCTCCCGAGGCGGTAGGGAAGATTCCCGACCAGACTCTGGACGAGGGAGGTGGTTCTGTGCAGGTAGACGTGTCTTCATACTTCATAGATGTGGACGGGGACAAGCCTACCTTATATAGTGCAAGGTCAAGTGACACCAGGGTTGTACAGGCTTCTGTGGCGGGGTCGGTTCTCGTGTTGACTCCGGTTATATACGGTTCGGTGGCTGTCACGGTCACTGCGTGGTATCCCGATGGTCTCAGCGCGACGCACAGTGTAAAGGTTGGCGTAAGCGATCGTCCACAGCGTGCGGTGCTGGAGAACTTGCTGGCAGCCACTGCCCGGGGCCATCTGGCTAGTGTACGCACAGCGCTGGGCCGCAGGATGGAGGCCGATCCGTGCGAGGCATCCCGGCTTGCGATTAATGGTCTCTCCGTGCCGCTTGGGCGTACGGAGGCTAAAACCCTGCTTAGACAGATAGAGACCGACGCACGTTCTGCGGTATCCCCACTGGGCTTTAGTGAAGGAGTTGGCGAACCATCAACTGTGTTTGAGACTGGTATGGTCCCGGATACAGCGTATCAAGTCGATTCTGCGCTACGCTCTGTACCTGTCCGGGCAGGTGTATCCGGTGCAGGTATTGCGGACTTCCTGGTGGCTTGGAGTGGTGATGACGGCGAGCGGTGTTCAGTACAAAGACGCTGGTCTCTCTGGGGACAGGGGGATATTCAAACCTTTGAGGGTAGACCCTCCGTGTATGGGTATAACTCAGGCTATGACGGAGACCTCTCTACTGGGTATCTGGGCCTCGATATAAGGCTTGGAGCGAGCTGGCTTGCCGGTATGGCACTCTCACGTAGTAAGGGTGTGGGCGACTGGCAAGTGGGTACCTCGGAGGGAAGGCTGACGCAGTACATGACTGCAGTCTATCCGTACCTGCGGTGGGACGGAGGGGCCACTTCGGTCTGGGCCTCGGTCGGTGCGGGCAGGGGAGATGCCAGAAACCTGCGTACGTATGGAATAAGGGGTAAGAGTCAGACGAGTCTCTGGCTCGGCATTGTTGAACTCAAACGGCGTTTTGGAACGCCTGGAGGGCTTGACTTCGCCATTGTGGGCGATGCCGCTTGGGCCAGTCTTAGCACGGGAGATGGGGAGGAGACCATAGACGGCCATGACATTGCAGTTAACCAGATGCGTATTGGTGCAGACCTGTCAATGTACACGACTCTCGGCGGCTTGGAACTGACGCCATTTGGAACGGTGTACGCACGCCGTGACGGCGGTGCGGGTCAGACTGGAGAGGGTATTGAGTTAGCAGGTGGGTTAAGGTTTATAATAGGCATCGTGCGTCTCGACGCCCAGGGGCGAATGCTGGTTCACCACTCGGCAGAAGGTTACGAAGAGCGTGGTGCGGCAGTGGCCCTTGCAGTAGGGAAGGAGGAAGGTGAGGAAGGATTCTCGCTTCTGGTCTCGCCGCGTTGGGGCGACCCGGCCAACGCCACAGGCTCAGGCCTGTGGGATCCTCTTGACGGGGGTCTACGAAGCAGTGAGAGGAATCCGGACCGCTGGACCCTTGATGCCCGTGCCAACTACGGTCTTCATCTGCCTTGCGACCTAAGGCTTGACCTATACAGTAGCTACGTAGGCTCATACGGTAGACCCGGCTTCGGTTTGAGTGTAGTGAGGCCTGTGCAAAAGCCGCAACGAATCCCAGAGAGGTAG